A region from the Acidiferrobacter sp. SPIII_3 genome encodes:
- a CDS encoding biopolymer transporter ExbD, translating to MTPRMGRRKKGRVEIIPMIDVMLFLLVFFIMITMQMISDRGLHLNLPTSSQAHALPHPHFVINVKTPGTVVVNDKHYDLAALVTMLHGDGDPAKTQVTIAADKKVPFQEFVHVMDACRKAGVSQIGIATEPKA from the coding sequence ATGACACCACGAATGGGTCGACGCAAGAAGGGTCGTGTGGAGATCATCCCCATGATCGACGTCATGCTGTTTCTGCTCGTATTCTTCATCATGATCACGATGCAGATGATCTCGGATCGGGGGCTGCACCTGAACCTGCCGACATCGAGCCAGGCGCACGCGTTGCCGCACCCGCATTTTGTCATCAACGTAAAGACCCCGGGCACGGTGGTCGTGAATGACAAGCACTATGATCTGGCGGCCTTGGTGACGATGCTCCATGGGGATGGCGATCCGGCCAAGACCCAGGTGACGATCGCAGCCGACAAGAAGGTGCCATTCCAGGAGTTCGTGCATGTCATGGATGCCTGTCGCAAGGCCGGTGTGAGCCAGATCGGGATCGCCACGGAGCCCAAGGCATGA
- a CDS encoding MotA/TolQ/ExbB proton channel family protein: MVVLQYIVHLANYSDGVLYVLALVMMLEIAVIIDRLWFLRRGLRKGKEVIQDISRRGKMQRDDLKEIVDRCAGLPEARLVEVAQRYFGLIHHYGSARGEAFANRLDETIFLITPTLDKRLWLLDTIVTLAPLLGLFGTIIGMFHAFSILALPGHAPTSVTAGVADALIATATGLFIAMVGLISFNAFNNAIEKIVYQLESLKILLLNRMDGAPVWPETGSVTQAQAQEGRPADGRVMI, encoded by the coding sequence ATGGTAGTCCTGCAATATATCGTTCATTTGGCAAATTATTCAGACGGCGTGCTGTATGTTTTGGCGCTCGTCATGATGTTGGAGATCGCGGTCATCATCGACCGGCTATGGTTCCTGCGGCGGGGCCTGAGAAAGGGCAAGGAGGTGATTCAGGACATATCCCGACGAGGCAAGATGCAGCGCGATGACCTGAAAGAGATCGTTGACCGCTGCGCGGGTCTTCCGGAGGCGCGCCTCGTGGAGGTGGCGCAGCGTTACTTCGGTCTCATCCACCACTACGGGAGCGCGCGCGGGGAGGCCTTCGCCAACCGCCTCGATGAGACCATATTTCTCATTACGCCAACGCTCGACAAGAGGTTATGGCTTCTCGACACGATCGTGACACTGGCGCCGCTTCTCGGGCTGTTCGGGACCATAATAGGGATGTTTCATGCCTTTTCGATATTGGCCTTGCCCGGCCATGCACCGACCTCGGTGACGGCCGGTGTGGCCGATGCCCTTATCGCGACCGCCACGGGACTTTTCATAGCCATGGTAGGTCTTATAAGTTTCAACGCCTTCAACAATGCCATAGAGAAGATCGTGTACCAGCTTGAGTCCCTGAAGATCCTGTTGCTCAATCGCATGGATGGTGCGCCGGTGTGGCCGGAAACCGGATCGGTTACGCAGGCGCAAGCACAAGAAGGCCGGCCGGCGGACGGCCGGGTCATGATCTGA
- a CDS encoding GntR family transcriptional regulator, whose translation MDGVASRVSASAIYESLKEMILSFEIYPGSRITESDLAAFFGVSRTPVREALQRLAQEGQVSIRTKQGCFVRQISISELAQFYRVRTAIECLSLEIAARSMAKEALWALAREWDPAHCSGAATDLSLMVQKEESFHMALARGGGNHALATYLNDINERIRVIRRLDFTAGFRIERTYEEHHRIVCLLLEGDLAAAKTLMTDHILQSEKFARSVTLEQLARTENGAARSAMR comes from the coding sequence ATGGACGGGGTAGCGTCGCGTGTCAGTGCATCGGCTATTTATGAGAGCCTGAAAGAGATGATCTTGAGCTTCGAGATCTATCCCGGGAGCCGCATCACCGAGTCCGATCTCGCCGCGTTTTTCGGGGTGAGCCGCACGCCGGTACGTGAGGCCCTGCAACGCCTGGCCCAGGAAGGACAGGTCAGTATCCGCACAAAGCAGGGATGCTTCGTGCGCCAGATCAGCATATCCGAGCTCGCGCAGTTCTACCGGGTACGCACCGCGATCGAATGCCTGTCTTTGGAGATCGCCGCGAGGTCCATGGCCAAAGAGGCGCTGTGGGCGTTGGCGCGGGAGTGGGATCCCGCGCACTGCTCGGGAGCCGCCACCGACCTTAGCCTCATGGTGCAAAAGGAGGAGTCGTTCCACATGGCGCTTGCGCGTGGCGGCGGGAATCACGCCCTGGCGACCTATCTGAACGACATCAATGAGCGCATTCGGGTCATAAGGCGCCTTGATTTCACGGCCGGTTTCCGTATCGAACGGACCTACGAGGAGCATCACAGGATCGTGTGTCTGCTGCTGGAAGGGGACTTGGCGGCCGCCAAGACGCTCATGACAGATCACATCCTGCAAAGCGAGAAATTCGCGCGCAGCGTGACGTTGGAACAGCTGGCCAGGACCGAGAACGGCGCGGCCCGGTCCGCCATGCGCTAA
- a CDS encoding NTP transferase domain-containing protein → MAVVLAGGRSSRAHAPKGCRRIEGRPWLYRQCRRLRSQGFAQVRVVLGFSAMNTARCVPPGVRRIWNRNRAGGPFASLRAGVRGAHGPVLVVLVDAWPPAPATICRLRQGLRGACAATPTWRGQGGHPALLSHDLATAIAGHGNPAKERLDHVLASAGAHRIAVQDRSIRRNMNRRRDWSRYLRYRKLRRPLWTG, encoded by the coding sequence ATGGCCGTGGTGTTGGCCGGCGGACGCTCATCCCGGGCCCACGCCCCCAAGGGTTGCCGGCGTATCGAGGGCCGCCCCTGGCTTTACCGCCAATGCCGCCGTTTGCGCTCGCAAGGTTTCGCACAGGTGCGCGTCGTGCTCGGGTTCTCGGCCATGAACACCGCGCGTTGCGTGCCGCCGGGAGTTCGGAGGATCTGGAACAGGAACCGGGCGGGCGGGCCGTTCGCGAGCCTGCGCGCGGGTGTGCGCGGCGCGCATGGCCCTGTCCTTGTGGTTTTGGTGGACGCCTGGCCCCCTGCGCCGGCCACGATCTGCCGGCTTCGCCAGGGATTGCGCGGGGCGTGTGCCGCCACCCCCACCTGGCGCGGGCAGGGCGGGCATCCGGCATTGCTTTCGCATGATCTCGCGACCGCCATTGCCGGGCACGGGAACCCGGCCAAAGAGCGCCTCGATCACGTGCTCGCGTCGGCTGGCGCGCACCGCATCGCCGTACAGGATCGCTCGATACGGCGCAACATGAATCGGCGCAGGGATTGGTCGCGCTATCTGCGATATCGCAAGCTAAGGAGGCCGCTATGGACGGGGTAG
- a CDS encoding XdhC family protein: MKPEAVALVEVVVTQVAGSAPTAVGDSLYLGASGWQGSVGGGAIEEALKARAVACREQGIGAVVQFSLSSEHDQCCGGRVTAIICPVPLVAEPWLQEDAPRLYSWDHRDQPLLMGAWRRGRWHPAAAERIPDPAMPEWPAGLRVGQGGTYFWKRAAMSHPLWLFGAGHVGAAIAAFACRLGYDVSVFDTRPEWNNAERFPAGAARHIAAMPPAEDTNPPPSALVMTHSHGLDFAITTALLARPIDYLGVIGSRTKAALFRKRLRDHGYGDKDLARLHMPMGLPGLGKKPYEVAVAVLAELLQRRQGGVP; the protein is encoded by the coding sequence ATGAAGCCTGAGGCGGTCGCTTTGGTCGAGGTGGTGGTGACGCAGGTGGCGGGTTCGGCGCCGACCGCAGTCGGGGATTCCCTGTATCTCGGCGCGTCCGGTTGGCAGGGCTCGGTAGGGGGCGGCGCCATCGAAGAGGCCCTTAAGGCGCGCGCCGTCGCGTGCCGCGAACAGGGCATCGGGGCGGTCGTGCAATTTTCGCTCAGTAGTGAGCATGACCAATGCTGTGGAGGGCGTGTAACGGCGATCATTTGCCCCGTCCCGCTGGTGGCAGAGCCCTGGCTTCAGGAGGATGCGCCGCGTCTCTACAGCTGGGACCACCGGGATCAGCCGCTGTTGATGGGGGCCTGGCGGCGGGGTCGCTGGCATCCCGCCGCGGCCGAGCGGATCCCGGACCCGGCGATGCCTGAATGGCCAGCTGGCCTCCGTGTCGGGCAGGGTGGGACGTATTTTTGGAAACGCGCGGCGATGAGCCATCCGTTATGGCTCTTTGGCGCAGGGCACGTCGGTGCCGCGATCGCGGCATTCGCTTGCCGTCTCGGATATGACGTTTCGGTGTTTGATACGCGCCCGGAGTGGAACAATGCGGAGCGATTCCCAGCGGGGGCGGCTCGCCATATCGCCGCCATGCCGCCTGCCGAAGACACGAACCCCCCGCCATCGGCGCTCGTCATGACCCATAGCCACGGTCTTGACTTCGCCATCACCACCGCGCTCCTTGCGCGCCCCATCGATTATCTGGGTGTGATCGGCAGCCGGACAAAGGCCGCGCTTTTCCGAAAACGCCTCCGCGACCACGGTTATGGTGACAAAGATCTCGCCAGGCTGCATATGCCGATGGGGCTCCCTGGTCTCGGGAAGAAGCCTTATGAGGTGGCGGTTGCCGTTCTCGCCGAACTCCTGCAAAGGCGCCAAGGGGGGGTTCCGTGA
- a CDS encoding ring-opening amidohydrolase: MRADVHAFAAAAPDDVEGLAQALRGRRIAAAEVVAVIGKTEGNGAGNDFTRAMATQAFTRLLAEHLAIPERDVERRVMLSFSGGSEGVITPHYLVCTKTGVVAPSEPATRKCLALAASRTRPLGPEEAGTMVMVRETEAAMRRAMSELRVPPDDVHLVHVKAALPAVAAGAVSPARCTMAYARAASALGVAAALGEVDGEALTDDAIAARPDLYSQVANVSAKPGVCASEILVFANSPYWDSPCRIHHAVMRDIIDIEPVRALLATAGLSTCGQLAPDQTRRIRAIFAKSDADPSHSIRGRRHTMWTDEDFSDMRYSRCVVGAVLAALTGTTAVYVSTRAEHMGPPGGGPVAVIVDEA, encoded by the coding sequence ATGCGTGCCGACGTTCATGCCTTTGCGGCGGCGGCCCCCGACGATGTCGAAGGGCTCGCGCAGGCCTTGCGCGGCCGGCGTATCGCCGCCGCCGAGGTCGTGGCCGTCATCGGCAAGACCGAAGGCAATGGCGCGGGCAACGATTTTACGCGGGCGATGGCGACGCAGGCCTTCACGCGGCTATTGGCCGAACATCTGGCGATTCCGGAACGAGACGTCGAGCGCCGCGTCATGCTGTCGTTCTCGGGGGGCTCCGAAGGCGTCATAACGCCCCATTATCTTGTCTGCACGAAAACCGGGGTGGTGGCGCCAAGTGAACCCGCGACGCGGAAATGTCTGGCGCTCGCGGCGAGCCGCACGCGACCCCTCGGTCCCGAAGAGGCGGGGACCATGGTCATGGTGCGCGAGACCGAGGCGGCCATGCGCCGGGCGATGTCGGAGCTGCGCGTGCCTCCGGACGATGTGCATCTCGTGCACGTGAAGGCGGCGCTGCCGGCGGTAGCGGCCGGCGCCGTGAGCCCGGCGCGCTGCACCATGGCGTATGCGCGGGCGGCCTCGGCCCTGGGGGTGGCGGCCGCCCTCGGCGAGGTTGACGGCGAGGCGCTTACCGATGACGCCATAGCTGCGCGCCCCGATCTCTACTCGCAGGTCGCCAATGTCTCGGCCAAGCCCGGTGTGTGCGCAAGCGAGATTTTGGTATTCGCGAACTCGCCCTATTGGGATAGCCCGTGCCGTATCCACCACGCCGTGATGCGAGACATTATCGATATAGAGCCGGTGCGCGCGCTGTTGGCCACCGCCGGCCTGTCGACGTGCGGGCAGCTCGCGCCCGATCAGACACGCCGTATCCGTGCCATATTCGCCAAATCCGATGCCGATCCGAGTCATAGCATCCGTGGCCGCCGCCATACCATGTGGACCGACGAGGATTTCAGTGACATGCGCTATTCGCGGTGCGTGGTGGGTGCCGTGCTCGCGGCCCTGACGGGGACCACGGCGGTTTATGTCTCCACGCGCGCGGAACACATGGGGCCGCCGGGAGGGGGGCCGGTGGCGGTGATCGTCGATGAAGCCTGA
- a CDS encoding ureidoglycolate lyase has protein sequence MQATEERAVFDVPLMDATADNIKDYGVMIGAEVHRPGLAIPFYASVEEGQNLEFAYHGRAVVRTARISKRSSELVWFERHLRMTQLFIGLGDQPFVMVLAKPNHEAGRWVPDFADMVAFRLPAGHGVMIHKGTWHDFPMAIDKPVTVFTANSEEVVNALCAVSGPREIDDGDVFKIDVVARTGRIPRVPF, from the coding sequence ATGCAAGCGACTGAGGAGAGGGCGGTATTCGATGTGCCGCTCATGGATGCCACCGCCGACAACATCAAGGACTACGGCGTCATGATAGGTGCCGAGGTCCACAGGCCGGGCCTTGCGATCCCGTTCTATGCAAGTGTCGAGGAGGGGCAGAATCTGGAGTTCGCCTACCATGGGCGCGCGGTCGTGCGCACCGCGCGCATCAGCAAGCGGTCCTCGGAGCTCGTATGGTTCGAGCGACATCTGCGCATGACGCAACTTTTCATAGGGCTCGGCGATCAGCCGTTTGTCATGGTGTTGGCCAAGCCCAATCATGAGGCCGGCCGGTGGGTACCGGACTTCGCGGACATGGTGGCATTTAGGCTGCCCGCCGGGCATGGAGTCATGATCCACAAGGGGACCTGGCACGATTTTCCGATGGCGATCGACAAGCCGGTAACGGTATTTACCGCCAATTCCGAAGAGGTGGTGAACGCATTGTGCGCGGTGTCGGGTCCCCGGGAGATCGATGATGGGGATGTGTTCAAGATCGATGTCGTCGCCCGTACCGGGCGCATCCCCAGGGTTCCGTTCTGA
- a CDS encoding xanthine dehydrogenase family protein subunit M, giving the protein MSWYAPRHLDEALALLAERPHLMLIAGGTDVMVGRDPRAEGHEYLSLGGVAGLRGIRETSTGVAIGALTTMTEIGRHPIVCRALPALAASARATGAVAIQNRATLGGNIMNASPAADNAPVLLAYGASVILMSAAGSRHVPYERFHDGYKTTVRRPGEILGEILVPCAPPQARHYFRKVGTRRAQAISKVGLAALLAGGPGAWQCVRFGFASVAATPILARALAATITGTVCGLPDDEDLAEALGRDLATRDDIRSTAEYRRRVAVNLVREALAPWRHQGGFDASD; this is encoded by the coding sequence ATGTCCTGGTACGCGCCCCGCCATCTCGATGAGGCCTTGGCGTTGTTGGCGGAGCGCCCCCATTTGATGTTGATCGCCGGAGGGACCGACGTCATGGTCGGCCGTGATCCACGCGCCGAGGGTCACGAGTATCTGAGCCTCGGCGGCGTGGCCGGCCTGCGGGGCATCCGCGAGACCTCCACGGGCGTGGCGATCGGCGCGCTCACGACCATGACCGAGATCGGGCGGCATCCCATCGTTTGCCGGGCTCTGCCCGCCCTTGCCGCCTCGGCACGGGCGACCGGCGCGGTCGCGATACAAAACCGCGCAACCCTTGGGGGCAACATCATGAACGCGTCACCGGCCGCCGATAATGCCCCGGTCCTGCTGGCCTACGGGGCATCTGTGATCCTCATGTCGGCTGCGGGCTCGCGACACGTCCCCTACGAGCGATTCCATGACGGGTACAAGACCACGGTACGGCGCCCGGGGGAGATCCTGGGGGAGATTCTAGTGCCGTGCGCCCCACCGCAGGCGCGTCATTATTTTCGCAAGGTTGGAACGAGGCGCGCCCAGGCCATCAGCAAGGTCGGCCTCGCGGCCTTGTTGGCCGGCGGCCCCGGTGCCTGGCAGTGCGTGCGTTTCGGATTCGCGAGCGTGGCCGCGACTCCCATTCTTGCGCGCGCGCTCGCTGCCACCATCACGGGTACCGTTTGCGGCCTGCCGGACGATGAGGACCTGGCCGAGGCGCTGGGGCGTGATCTGGCCACCCGCGATGATATCCGCTCGACCGCCGAATACCGCCGGCGCGTCGCCGTGAACCTGGTGCGCGAGGCCCTCGCGCCGTGGAGACACCAAGGAGGTTTCGATGCAAGCGACTGA
- a CDS encoding (2Fe-2S)-binding protein — protein sequence MTVPCRFIVNGSIVRGSFPPVRRLLDVLRDECGLTATKEGCGEGECGSCAVLLDGVLVNSCLVPIAEVNDHEVTTLEGLPADDPLFAAFAATGGTQCGICTPGMIMAARALLNDHPCPDLSRIRQALSGNLCRCTGYGGIYAAIRAASGQGE from the coding sequence ATGACAGTCCCATGCCGGTTCATCGTGAATGGATCGATAGTCCGCGGGAGTTTTCCGCCGGTGCGGCGTCTGCTTGATGTGTTGCGTGACGAGTGTGGTTTGACCGCGACCAAGGAGGGCTGCGGGGAGGGCGAGTGCGGATCGTGCGCGGTGCTGCTCGACGGCGTGCTCGTGAATAGCTGTCTTGTCCCGATCGCCGAGGTCAATGACCACGAGGTGACGACCCTCGAGGGTCTGCCCGCGGACGACCCCTTGTTCGCGGCGTTTGCGGCCACCGGGGGGACGCAGTGTGGCATCTGTACGCCGGGCATGATCATGGCCGCGCGCGCCTTGCTGAACGACCACCCGTGTCCCGATCTTTCAAGGATTCGTCAGGCATTGTCGGGAAATCTGTGCCGATGCACGGGCTACGGGGGGATCTACGCTGCCATCCGCGCGGCCTCGGGGCAGGGGGAGTGA
- a CDS encoding xanthine dehydrogenase family protein molybdopterin-binding subunit, protein MYTSMHNDDRFGTTLLKDAPLRKDGTEKVRGTARYVADIGYPGMLHAATLRTCLPGGTVVSISFDDHVPWSEYVVVTAADIPGINAVKMIETDQPVLVETRYRHAGEPVVLVAHPDPQALARALAAIHIEERPCAAPPVFTIDEALRLDTRRIAPDNVYRDYLMEKGSVMDAENGPCHVFEGEYRTGAQEHLYIEPQGMIARVEDGVLTVEGSLQCPYYVHAALVYATGLPEEQVRVLQCATGGAFGGKEEYPSHIACHAALLTLKAGGRPVALIYGRGEDMAVTPKRHPSRSRVRLGASRDGRLRFIDIDFAIDGGAYLTLSPVVLSRGVIHAAGPYRCDNIRVRGRAVATSHPPFGAFRGFGAPQSIFALEAALDGLARDLGMAPDVLRRRNILAPGDISPAGQSIEGPLDMRRVIDQALEVCGYHAKVEAYRRWNVQGGATRKGIGLATFYHGAGFTGNGELALRSRAGLRVGATGLVEILTSTTEMGQGMQTTLSRIVAEALSIPYEGVAVARPDTRDVPNSGPTVASRTCMVVGGILTQAARDLIARLRADAMLPSAYNYDEFRAACARLHASGGVTTVIADYRHPAGSEWDESTFQGSPYASFAWACYVAEVEIEVVTGEARILDFTAVQEVGRVVHPTVAAGQIEGGVVQGIGYALFEDVHFGADGQMANNRVTNYIIPTSADIPPIRVLFQESRHGAGPGGAAGIGELPMDGPAPAIINAINAALGTEIRHVPAMPEHILAAMDRRCP, encoded by the coding sequence ATGTACACATCGATGCATAACGATGACAGGTTCGGGACGACTCTCTTGAAGGACGCGCCTTTACGCAAAGACGGGACCGAAAAGGTGCGCGGCACGGCGCGTTACGTGGCCGACATCGGCTATCCGGGAATGCTCCATGCCGCGACATTACGTACGTGCCTGCCCGGTGGCACGGTCGTCTCGATCAGTTTCGATGACCATGTACCGTGGAGCGAATATGTGGTGGTAACGGCCGCGGACATACCCGGGATCAATGCCGTCAAGATGATCGAGACGGATCAGCCGGTGTTGGTGGAAACGCGGTATCGCCACGCCGGTGAGCCGGTGGTCCTGGTCGCGCACCCCGACCCTCAGGCTTTGGCCCGCGCCTTGGCGGCCATCCACATAGAAGAGCGCCCCTGCGCCGCGCCGCCGGTCTTTACTATCGATGAGGCCCTGCGCTTGGACACGCGGCGGATCGCCCCCGACAACGTCTACCGTGATTACCTCATGGAGAAGGGCTCGGTGATGGACGCCGAGAATGGGCCCTGCCATGTGTTTGAAGGGGAATATCGCACCGGGGCGCAGGAGCATCTCTATATCGAACCGCAGGGCATGATAGCGCGCGTGGAAGACGGCGTTCTGACCGTCGAAGGGTCGCTCCAATGCCCATATTACGTCCATGCGGCGCTGGTGTACGCGACTGGCCTGCCGGAGGAACAGGTTCGCGTCCTGCAATGCGCGACCGGCGGCGCGTTCGGGGGCAAGGAGGAGTACCCGTCGCATATCGCCTGCCATGCGGCGCTTCTGACCTTGAAGGCCGGCGGCCGGCCGGTGGCGCTCATCTATGGGCGCGGCGAGGACATGGCGGTGACGCCCAAGCGCCATCCCTCGCGTTCACGCGTGCGTCTCGGCGCGAGCCGCGACGGGCGCCTGCGCTTCATTGACATCGACTTCGCGATCGACGGGGGCGCTTATCTCACTTTGAGTCCGGTGGTCTTGTCGCGCGGCGTCATCCACGCCGCCGGGCCTTATCGTTGCGACAACATTCGCGTGCGCGGCCGCGCGGTGGCCACCAGCCATCCGCCATTCGGGGCATTCCGGGGATTCGGGGCGCCGCAGAGCATTTTCGCCCTGGAGGCCGCCCTCGACGGGCTGGCGCGCGATCTCGGAATGGCCCCGGATGTGCTGCGCCGGCGCAACATCCTTGCCCCGGGGGATATCTCGCCGGCCGGACAGAGCATCGAGGGGCCGCTCGATATGCGGCGGGTCATCGATCAGGCCCTGGAGGTCTGTGGCTATCATGCCAAGGTCGAGGCCTACCGGCGCTGGAACGTGCAGGGGGGCGCTACCCGCAAGGGGATAGGGCTTGCCACCTTCTACCATGGCGCCGGATTTACCGGCAACGGCGAGCTCGCGTTGCGCTCCCGTGCCGGCCTGCGCGTGGGCGCCACCGGCCTCGTGGAGATCCTGACATCGACCACCGAGATGGGGCAAGGCATGCAGACGACGCTCTCCCGGATCGTCGCCGAGGCCCTGAGCATCCCTTACGAGGGGGTCGCGGTGGCAAGGCCTGATACCCGTGACGTACCGAACTCGGGCCCGACGGTGGCTTCACGGACGTGCATGGTGGTGGGGGGGATACTCACGCAGGCCGCGCGCGATCTCATTGCCCGATTGCGCGCCGATGCCATGTTGCCGTCCGCGTATAACTACGACGAGTTCCGTGCCGCCTGCGCGCGACTTCATGCCTCCGGGGGTGTCACGACCGTAATCGCCGACTACCGGCATCCGGCGGGCAGTGAGTGGGACGAGTCGACCTTTCAGGGGAGCCCTTATGCGAGCTTTGCGTGGGCCTGCTACGTGGCCGAGGTCGAGATCGAGGTCGTGACCGGGGAGGCACGCATTCTCGACTTCACGGCCGTCCAGGAGGTCGGACGGGTTGTACATCCGACGGTGGCGGCGGGCCAGATCGAGGGCGGCGTGGTGCAGGGCATAGGCTACGCCTTGTTCGAGGACGTACATTTCGGGGCGGATGGGCAGATGGCCAATAACCGTGTCACCAACTACATCATCCCGACCAGCGCCGATATTCCGCCGATACGCGTATTGTTCCAGGAATCCCGGCACGGCGCGGGTCCCGGTGGCGCTGCCGGGATAGGCGAGTTGCCGATGGACGGACCCGCACCGGCGATCATAAACGCCATAAATGCCGCGCTTGGCACCGAGATTCGGCATGTGCCGGCGATGCCCGAGCATATCCTGGCGGCCATGGATCGGAGGTGCCCATGA
- a CDS encoding cupin domain-containing protein, with product MKPEENAPTRPHAEESDPDDGRERLARAVSRYVLTPSDLAQHSPQWRVLRTGVRIRELFTGTCPRIALLSYAPGARVPLHLHTGDEHIFVIQGSQSDEHGDYEAGSYVFNPAGSRHSVHSREGCVVLIQWQAPVAFVDNDQNE from the coding sequence ATGAAACCAGAAGAGAATGCGCCGACACGGCCTCACGCCGAGGAGTCAGACCCGGACGATGGGCGCGAGCGGTTGGCAAGGGCGGTCTCGCGCTATGTCCTGACCCCGTCGGACCTGGCTCAGCACAGCCCGCAGTGGCGGGTGCTGCGGACCGGGGTACGTATCCGCGAGCTCTTCACGGGGACATGTCCGCGCATCGCGCTGCTCTCTTATGCCCCCGGCGCCCGCGTACCGCTGCACCTCCATACCGGAGATGAGCACATCTTTGTGATCCAGGGCAGCCAGAGTGACGAGCACGGCGACTACGAGGCCGGCTCTTATGTATTCAATCCGGCCGGAAGCCGCCACTCCGTGCACAGCCGCGAAGGCTGCGTGGTATTGATCCAATGGCAAGCCCCCGTGGCGTTTGTCGACAACGACCAAAACGAATAG
- a CDS encoding cysteine hydrolase family protein, whose translation MTGFDVEAAPYRWPFDGTAHAATTAFLIIDMQTDFCGEGGYVDTMGYDLSLTRAAITPIRETLEVVRKVPGMHVIHTREGHRPELVDLPANKAWRSRKVCPGIGEPGPCGRILVRGEPGWEIVPELRPAAGEIIIDKPGKGSFYATDLEHILRTMGVTHLILTGITTDVCVHTTMREANDRGFECLLLTDCTGATEKRHYEAAISMISMQGGIFGATAPSTNLRAALAGIIAS comes from the coding sequence ATGACCGGATTTGATGTCGAAGCGGCGCCGTATCGCTGGCCATTCGACGGGACGGCGCATGCCGCCACGACCGCCTTTCTCATCATCGACATGCAGACCGATTTCTGCGGAGAGGGCGGCTATGTGGACACCATGGGCTACGACCTGAGCCTTACGCGCGCGGCGATTACACCGATCCGAGAGACCTTGGAGGTCGTGCGCAAGGTCCCGGGGATGCATGTCATCCATACCCGTGAGGGGCATAGGCCGGAACTCGTGGACCTGCCGGCGAACAAGGCGTGGCGCAGCCGCAAGGTGTGTCCCGGGATCGGCGAGCCCGGGCCCTGCGGACGCATCCTGGTGCGCGGCGAACCGGGTTGGGAGATCGTCCCGGAATTGCGTCCGGCGGCAGGGGAGATCATCATCGATAAGCCCGGCAAGGGCAGCTTCTATGCCACCGACCTCGAGCACATCCTGCGGACGATGGGCGTGACCCACCTCATTCTCACCGGGATCACGACCGATGTGTGCGTACATACCACCATGCGCGAGGCCAACGACCGGGGCTTCGAATGTCTGCTCCTGACCGACTGTACCGGCGCAACCGAGAAGCGCCACTACGAGGCGGCGATCAGCATGATCAGCATGCAGGGAGGGATATTCGGGGCTACCGCGCCTTCGACCAACCTGCGCGCGGCGCTGGCCGGCATCATCGCCTCATGA